The Numenius arquata chromosome 6, bNumArq3.hap1.1, whole genome shotgun sequence sequence AAGAAATTTGCTTTCAGCATTTATTGTTACTGCTGCTTCCCACACACCTCAGATCTAGCAGACTGCACTTGACAAAGATTCAAAGGTTTTTTTATAAACTGCCCATGCTAAATGTAGCAGCTAGCATAGGCCTGTAAGAAAAAGTTGTTCTTCTCCTTTCATATCTTCCGCTGTAAATTGAAGACCTCTTTTGAAGGTTTTTCAGCCTTAGACTTTGACATTTGAGAACAGTTATCACACAATGGAAGCAAGCAGATCTAGCGTTCGGCCCAAAGGCAGAAAGGTTGAATGCACAGGGCTTCCTGAACAGAAAGAGATTAAGTGCAGTTACCTTCATCTTTTAATGCTGACTTTGCGTGTCCTATGGCTTCCCATGGAGACGGAATATCTAGGAACACAGCATCTGCAATGTTTGAGACACCAAACCCATTTTTGCAGACATCCTGGTTGGTCACAGTGACCAGATGCTCCACCCCATGCTCCCGAAACTCCTCCCTGGCCTTCTCTGCCCGCTGTTGGTGGAACTCCACTGTGTACAGGTGCCCTGTGGGAGCCACTGTCCTGATGAGAGCATGGGAGAGGGATCCACTGCCCGTAcctaggaaagaaaaacatatccTGAAATGCCTTTTGCCAGTGCTAAACATTATAACAAAGGTCTTCTCCATTAGTCCTCCTGCTTGGACACTTAGTCAAAACCCAAATGAATAGAAACCATTTAACTAGTGAGAGAACAGTCCTTCCTTCACAAGGAGAGAGGGTCTAAATGACCTAGGAAACGGAGTCCTCAAAGCATTAATTAAAAATCTGGCAAACTCAGGACCTGTCCTTTCTCCCTGGAGTAGAATGCCAAGGGTCAGCTATAGCTCTAACAAGTGCCATAAAACACAAGGAACTAAATGCAACAGGAAAAATTCAGGGAAATTAaccagagaggttttttttcaaagtgccAGTCTCTTCTAGGGTGAAAAGAGATGAAGGCAATGGTCCATGCTTGAAAATCCTATTGATATCCATGCAAACAAACGGCCTTTGGGATatggagtctgttttgcccaggCCTCTTAAGAGACACTGGCCATCCTCAGCTCCCACTGACGTTATCCAAAACTAAGGCCTCTGGGCTCCTTGCAGTCACACTGACCAAACAACCTCATTTCACAAGTGACTTACATGCCTACACAATCTTAGCACAGCCTAATGAGATCCATCACATGCCTGAAATTGTATGTAAGTACAATTACCACGTACAACCAGGGACTAACTATTaagatgctgatttttttcccttgctttagtTTGATAATTTAGGAAACTTATTTTAAACGATCCATTGGCGTATTAAATAGATGAATGACTAATAACCaacattttcactgaagaaaacagCCATATACCAATTCACATTGCAAATTACTCACTCAAGTGGCATTTAACAgaataagccccccccaaaactcaAAACCCCACAGCAACCCCAAATTATCTGTGTTTATTGATTTATAGTTCTGTACTTGGAACACATTTCTCCTGTAGAAAGAAAATCTATTTCTAGCTATCTTCAGTGACTGTTCATGCTAAATTTCAGCCTGAAGCAAGTTCTTTCAACTAACATAAATCTTAAAAAACTTATAAAGGACAGAACCTGAAGTACAGCAGTAGTGGAGAAAGCTCATAAACtagtagaaaagaaattaattagggGACACAGGGGCTGGTACAGCTGCTTAATTGGAGCAATACTTTCCATAACTGAACAGGAAGTCAGAGTTTGCTGATGGATCCAAGGTTCTTGCCCTCTGGTCACATAAGGGGAGAAACATTGTCGTGGCACTGTATTTAATCCGACAGCTCTGAAAGGGGAGCCATTCAGACTGTAAACACAGCTCAGGGCCCATGTTTGCTACCGACTTCACTGGAGAATGAGCactgctcctctgcttccccctGAGAGGGCTCTGACCCCGAGGGGCAGGCTAGCACCCTCCCCCCAGCTTTAATGGGGCAGATTAGACAGGGAGGGAGGACCTACAGATTTTAGCACTGGCCTCAGAGGGGTCCAAGGGACGAGAGAAACTGTGGCACACAAATTTATTTCAAGTGAAAATCCATGCATTCATGCTAGtgttaaaataaaggcaaaagacGTGCACACATGAAAAACTATCTGGCCATGGGACCTGTAGGCTCTAAATGTCAACAACCTTTTCCCTGGTGAAAAGGAGTAATGGTAGCACAGTAGCCATGTGGTTGTAAAAACTCAATAGTATATGTGCACAGCAAAGAAATAGCGTttcattgatctttttttttttttttttatgacaagaGCAGGGAACTATTGTTCACCCAATGCTAAAAATGACTGAAATTCTGCCTTTACATTTCATGCCAGAAGGCAGCATCGCACAACTGAGAACTTTTGCAAACTGacagaatttaattattttacctCTCAAATGGGCAATGCTGCACACTTTCTGCATCCTTCTCTGCTAATCTAAAGGAGTGAACAGAAGGCCTGTCAGCACAGCTGGGCTATaagcagaagagagaggcagctTGTGCATGTATCCAGTTTCCTTGTTCatattcttttacatttttaatcactTTGCTTTTAAATCTGATCTTAAAAGCACCACAGAAGATACAGTTTGTCTCCATCCTAGGAAAACCCATTAAgattttttggcttcttttctggCACTCTTTTTTCTATTCATGAACACTCCAAGCCAAATCCTGAACAAAACCCAGGATGTTGGAAGTCACTATTACAGACAGAGCTTTTGTTAAGCGATGTTGCCAGGAATTATTTATTGTTGACTGGCTACTGCAAACATGAGCACAATGCATACATATCACATTTTAACATATCAAATTCTATCACACTAACATCATTAATGAGAGTATTTCTGAAGATGCTGCCTGCATCCTCCAAGACAACTCTCTCAAAACTGCAGGAAACAAAGATGATGGCTATGAATCACCCTCTATTGTAAAATCTCTCCTTGAAGAGGTGACAGATTCTGAACCCAGTCCTGTGAAATGATGACGACCCTCAACTCTCACGTACCTGACAGTTCAGCACGCTTGATGTGATTCATTAAGAATATGAGGGTCTGGCAGTTCAGCATGAGTCCATGCTCAACACAACCCCTAAAGCCCAGTCAGCACCGTCTACAGAAGGCAGGGCTCAACCCTATGTTTCTCTGATGTCGTAGAAGGAGAAATGAATGTTTATATTCATCTTCTCCCCTGCAAATCTGCAACATTCAACCTGTGAGTCCTCCCACGACCCTCTCTATTCCTTTTcaatttctgttctttcaaaATCACAACTGAAAAAAGGAGAATTCAGCAAAATGTGACTCAGGAGTCTTAGGCACCATTGGGGAATAAGTTCTAGTCAGGTTGAGGTTTCCTTGGGAAACGAAAAGCATCCTTAGCTAAGACAAATCAGTCAGGGAAGCAGCAAAATGCAAGAAGCTCTACTGAAACATGAACTAGAAATGCTACCAAACCAGAAATATCGTAGCTGAATTACCAGCATACAAATGAACCCAAAACCTGAATGCccaaaattaacattttgtatCAGAAGAGGCAAGCTAAGAACCAGATGGCCTTCAACAGATTTTCATTCTTATACAGGTGCAGTGAAATGCCTGTGCTCCTCATTTGGCCTAGAAAGCAGGTGTTAAGATGATTTCTAGAACAAATACAGTTTATAATTCTTACACCAAGATACTTGCCTTTCTAACAGCTTCCACTATAAATAGCCTTAGAAACTGTTTTCTCTCTACCCCAGAACAATGCCCATTTAACTAGAGCGTATTAATCATGAATAGACGCTACAGAAGAGAGGTAAAACAATGATAATTCAAACTGTACCGAAGACGTTCTTaacaccacagatgctgttttagAGCTTGCTCAGGTGAGCACTTAGGTCATTGCTAATGCCTTTGGAAAATACGATGTTCTTTTACATTGACTATTCTGTGTTCTTAAACATCTTAGTCAAAAAGCAGACATCTGCATTGCAGGCATTTAATGACACACTGCAAGGTCCCCAATATGCCATACTCAAAGCTCAAAATCTGAGGAGGAGGCAGCATGTAGGGGTCAGCATGTAGACCAGGAAAGCGGTCCATCTCAGTCGAAAGGCATGAATTCAGGACCTGGGTCAAAACCACACAGTTAGGTGGCAAATGGCCCTGCAGACCGATGTAATATCCTTCCCTTCTTTTGGGGCTCAAGTACATTCGGTTCTTTGATACATCTAAGCTCGGGGTAGTGTTTCTGCCCTCTCCCAAAACAAGGGTTTGTCTCCCAAGACAACTGCAGTTTTAGAAGGATTTCAATCCTATCAAGTGGATACCTAGATGAAACACTCTAACTCAGCACCTACTGATACCTCCTCCTGATTTGTAGATAAGAAAGTATTGATCAGATGAACTCCTCGATCATTCCCCTGATCTCAAACAGATCTGTTCTTCTCACTCTCTGCTTATTCAAGTGACAGGTTTTCCACAGAAAAGCCTCCACACAGCTCAGCCACCTTGAGACAATGTCCATGTTAAGATAATTTCTCATAGTACTTGACTGATAATTGAATAAGAGTACATTTTTACACTGTTTTCTGTTTAGTGTGGTTTTCTTACTGCCAAGGGTATTTGTCTAACCTCCTCGAATCCCACCCATGCTATAAACATAAGTGACCTGATTCTGTGTTCCACTAGATTTCCTCATTGCAGGCTAACATTTGGCTTGACTTCCCTAAAAACTTCTCATCATGgctgctgctgtttaaaaaaagaactacAAATTGTGATTTAGGACCTATAGATGTTTACAGCTGTGCATaagcaaaagcattttggaaTACAGTTAAAAAAGCTCTTAAGTGTATATTTACTGCCTGGAAACAGGAAAAGTGGAAAGTATGCAGAGTACTATTTAATGCTGGGTCTCAAATATCTAGGAACGTTTTAATAGAACTGAAGTTTCTGCTGCAAAATTTGGCTACCTAAGATACTCTAAAATGAGTAAATACAACAAAACAATGAGTGTTGCTGTATTTGTCTCCTAGCTACGCCACTCAGACCTAGCAAATAGTAAGACAGGTCACGAGTCAGCCATGAGAACGGAAGGAGCctcaaaaccaaaggaaaattaATCTTGAGACAGAGCTAACAACTCCACAGCTACTATCTGTCAAGAAACACTGAACAGACAAAGACTGCTCACTGTACATGACAAGTTTATGTAACTGAATAATCATTAATGATTTTTAGCTAAGATATGAAGAGATATTAAGCATCTCATGGAAACTAACCCAAAGATCTTACTGTGAAGATAGTCAAGGGTGCAAATCATAGTGGCAGAGGTGAGACACAGCAAGAGCAGGGACAAAGAGagacaggaggagagggaaagttTCAAGGAGATGAGCTGGTGGCTGAAAGAGGAAACTGCACATCAAGAAGCTCCCTTTACAGAAGATTCactctttctcttctcctatCTATTTGTTGTAGACACCATGCCAAAATAGGCACTTTCGGCAGCAGGTTGGAGAGAGGGGCACTGCTCACTAACCAGAGTGAGGAGTTGAGGGAAGGACAATAGGGAAGTTTTCAAGGCTGGCACTGCCTAGAAAAGGAATGGGAATGTAAAGACTGAATTTTTCCTTAGAGATTGAGGAGTCAGAGTTCTTTAGGGAGGGATCTTCTGCAGAATGGATATAATAGTGTTAAGTTCAGAGCTGCCTGAGAAATGCGCTTGGTGGTCAAGTGAAATGGTAAGATGAAAGTGAGTCCAGAAAAGTCTGGAAACAAATGCTTCAGGGTATGAACAGCATTCCTCATCAGCTACAGGTCAGCCACAAGTCTGAATAAATTAGAGTGATGCCTCATGTGGCCACAATTCTGGTTCAGTCCTTTGGTATGTCAAGAGAATACTATGCTCTCTGACATTTCTACTGATGAGGCCTTTCTTATACTTCAAAAGGAGCTATACAAGGATTGGGTTTTCGAATCCTTGTCTCACTCTAACCTGACAGCTGTTAAGAGGTAGATAAGGAGACATTATAAAAACATAGACTTAATTAGTATGAGCACATTCCAAAATCAGATTAATACTTACAAACTTTGGTCTGTACTTTACACTAAAGATAGAGATGCAAACAGTTTACATATAGTTATGCCACAAAAATTACAAAGACATGAGCAGAATTTGTCAAAAAGTCTAAGCATTTCAGAAGAGTCATCAGCCTACAGCTGACTTGCTGGGACTCCACAATAAACTATTAATCATTTATTAAGTAGCCATTAATCATTAAGTCCTCATGAATTTTTTATGAGTGTACTCTTAACAAAATCTATACCCAGGCTGTGAGTTTGAAAATTTCATAATTGTTTTTGAGAAGCTCTAGTGTAAGGCTGGCTGGCAGCTCTCGTTACTCCTCCACAGAGAAACCATGAGGACCCAGAATACCATTCTGTCTTCAGAAATCCAGTCTGTGGGCTCAGAAACTCATTGCTGTGTGGCAATGAACAGGGTTTAGCAATTTTTAATTTGGGATTTAgctgaagggaaacaaaaaatcCAATTAGCATTTTTGCTCATGTGAGTCTGCTTTTGCTGAATGCTGAAGGATCACTGGGATGGTGGTTAGAATACTTTTGACTAAATTACATTTTGTCTAAATACTGTGCTCCAccaaagccaaaatatttctgagatttATCAGATTAAATGAGGTTTCACAGTGCTGTACTACGTTCCCTAAGTAATTCCAAGGGTTAGCACAGACACTTTTTTAGGTCTCACCAAGGAGAGAGGATAGTAAAAGAGCCTCAACACATGgggattggaaagaaaaaaataaaaagggttcCACActcttctgtttggaaaaaatatcTGAATAGTTTCATATTGTTTCCAATgcactataaaaataaatgtaaaagcctCAAAATCTGTTGTCAAATGGAGCTGTTATACTACAGGCAGCTGTATCACTGGACTGAAAATAGTCTTGCCTGGGAAGCTGACATCAAGATTAGTTCTGGAGAGTGTGgcgacacaaaaaaaaaaaaagattcagcttATTCCTTTATCTAGACAGTGGCTGTATATGCAATGAACGCAAACAGGATCAGAGTTACCCAACGAGAATTAAAGTTTCGCACTATCAGGCCAGCCACAGCAGGTATTTTAGCAGCTATCTCAAGTATCCTTTAATTCTGGAAAGACTGAGCTGTTAAAGACTGTATCAGAGTAGGGAATTCCTCAGAGCAGGGACCAGTGCTTTCAAGAGATCTTAGCTCCAGTAACGGTGCTAAGTTTTAAAATCTCAACATACCTTTATAAATTAGAAATTAGCAGGAGACAGAAAAAGGATCATATTCCTACACCTCCGTCATGAAACATCAGGCAGATGCTGAGTTCCCTTATAGCCTCTCTATTGAGTATGCTTGGGTCCTTTTAATTATGCATGCACTGCTGACAAGCTTGctctttatgtatttattaaagatgattaaaaatagtaaaaactaTTAATATGTTTATATCATTTATGAAAAATCATGACTAATCAATTTAAGCTGCATAATTCAAGTGATATAAAATTAAGCCTTCTGGTTATTCTACTGAATTTTTATAATCGCACACAAAAGATCATTCATACCCATATTCACAGCATTACAACATTTCACAGAGGGTATTTCATCTTACTTTCTCGATCCTTTCTTCATACAGTTTTGGAGACTAATCCACAATGCTGCTTGCTTACACTGGGTAAATGCGGGGCATTCTTCCATGGCCTAATTAGTAAGACGAGGAGAAGAGCCTTGCCTCTTTACAGTGCCCACTTTGCCAGTCTGTATAGCAATTGTGTATATCACTTCAATTTCAAATAATAAAAGAGAGAGACCTCCATGCTAATTAATGCTCAAAATACAtctaaaaccagcagcagcaggaaacagaCTCAAATGTCATTACTAGACCAGATTTCCTGTCTTGTTTCTATTAATTGCCATTGGTCTGGTTCCGTCTAGGCCACACAAGGTTAATCTAGAACTAACGATTTTGGATCACTGAATAATGTCTAATTTAGGATGGCACCAAAGTAGGTACATCATCACACTGGAGGCTCCAGTTGTCAATACCTGTAcaatttttaattcaaatcaCCATTCTGGTCAGTTGCAAGCAAATATGCAGTAAGATCTCTTGCTTCAACCAGATGGATTTTATGCAAtactctttctttgtttcttcgtGAACAGTGAATCCTTCAAGCAATACAAGCACAACTATAGTAGTAAAACTGTTCACTTTTCCTGGAAAGGTTAAGTTATAATACTTGGACAGCATAGACATTAAAATAAACCTGGGGACAGTTTCCCATTAGCAAGAAGGATTGATTGTGGCTATGACTTTGACTCATAACATTTTTTGGAATCTGGATAGGTTACCTCATCAAGTGTTTCCATGTCTTAGTTGTTTAGATAAatgagctttaaaatattttcattctctctAGGTACCTTTGACATTACTGAAAACATCTTATGTGCAGCTATATTTGCCTATTCCAAGTGAGGCAGGACATGGAGCAATTCCAATCTCCCCCACCCTGAATAatttactgtgtttatttttcctatCCTGTCTAAACATAGCAGGGAGGTGAAGAGCTGCCCAATAAACAATATGGCCACTTCCCATGACAAACCTAAAGATGCCTGATCATCCTACAAACCAAATTATAAACTCATAGGACCTAACCATTTTAGCAGTACCAGAGGCTTCTGCATACGGCTTTGCCTGTTTCGAGTGCTGCTATGCAGCAACCAGCTCCATGTACCACCTGTTTCTTAATCGGTGCAACTGGATGCAGAGGTAAGTGGTGTTTCAGTTGGGTTGGAAAGTGGTCATTATGCCTGAAAAGCTGCCCAAAATTATGCTTGGGTGGGAAGAGGAAATGTTAAATCCAAGAAAATACAGTGCATCACAACACCGTCATGCTGATCTTTTGCCACATCTATGCTTGAGAGGGAAGTGTATGAAACTGCTTCATAAAAACACTCAAAgcaaacagccagaaaaaaaaacaaggactAACTACATCAGCTCCTATTTTTCCAAACTACAGAGATGAAATCAAATCAAGCAAGCCTCATACTGCCTGCAGTCATAAAGGcattataaattttatttaaccAGGAAAATatctattaatttaaaatttcactCCTTACTTGCAAATCAAGCAAAATCATGGAAGCCGTATGTAATAAATTAAACCAAgtttagaaacaaaatacagCCCTGTGATGAACGCATCATCCGGTGTATTATACAGCTACCATGATTTTGCATGCAGTTGCAGTGCTACAAGTGGATCACACAttggaagaaatgaaagatgaaatatATGTACTTACGTGGTATCACATTATATAAATACTGCCAATTTATTTCCCTTATTAGCTCAACACCCTATCATTAGAGTCTTTTCACAGGGTTATCGCAACTATGTTCTCTGAAACTGCAAATTCAAAGCATGAAGTTTGACTGAaatcatgtatttaaaaatatttttgaagtactTAACAAGtttcagaaaagggaaggagaaacgtttatagatttattttaagaagatGGACTAATCAAACACATACTGAAAGGTATCCCGGTACGTGAGGCCAGCGTACTGAGGTATCGTTACTTGTTGAAGAAACAGCAGCTGGTAACGTGCAAATGAAACATAACTACTCAATGTGTAGGCTGGGAAATTTATTATcacaatgggaaagaaaaaaaaaaagaaactttttgcaAAATGTAAAGATAAGCCTGTTTTTAAAGTGTTGGTGTAAGTACTTAAGGGATTTCAACATATTAATTATTACCTGATTCACATACTATGGAGCCTGGCTTCAGTTCTAACATCATGGTGATTATAGAGATGTCAGTGGAATATAGAATCTGCGTCCTGTGTGGAAGATTCATGGTCCACAGTTCTGGAGTGGGATGAAGAATAAACACCCATCCTCCTTTACTGCAGGTCACTTTGGAGCCATACTTCTTGCCTATGAGGTCTGTGGAATGCCTGATGACCCCATACTTAGTCTGAGTTACAGTGCCATGCTGGACTTTCACGGGAAACATGGATTCATGGCCCAAGAACACAATAGCTGTGTCACCGTCCTTTATAGTATCTCCATATTCAACAAAACTCATTGTGACAGTCTTGCAGTTGGCTGGTGGTTGTCACCTAGAAGAGAATAAGTATGTGAAAGAGAGCTTTGCAGGATCACAATGGACCTGAAACTACAGACATAAAACCAAGTCCTTTTATTTTATCCAATACAGAACAAGAACACACTGTGCAAATAAGACGTTAGCAAGAGAACCCCATGAAGTTCAGGGACCTCTCCCCCGCTGCACTCTTGATCCAATTAAAATCAATTGAAAGGTCCCACAGATTTGAATATAAGCagt is a genomic window containing:
- the TRMT61A gene encoding tRNA (adenine(58)-N(1))-methyltransferase catalytic subunit TRMT61A, with protein sequence MSFVEYGDTIKDGDTAIVFLGHESMFPVKVQHGTVTQTKYGVIRHSTDLIGKKYGSKVTCSKGGWVFILHPTPELWTMNLPHRTQILYSTDISIITMMLELKPGSIVCESGTGSGSLSHALIRTVAPTGHLYTVEFHQQRAEKAREEFREHGVEHLVTVTNQDVCKNGFGVSNIADAVFLDIPSPWEAIGHAKSALKDEGGRICSFSPCIEQVQRTCLAMEEYGFTEINTLEILLRVYNVRTISLQIPDLGKAAEDNSSTGFDSSNPSNQGSLCANPQQGTVQFKSGVPLREMVGHTGYLTFATKSLY